A genomic segment from Triticum dicoccoides isolate Atlit2015 ecotype Zavitan chromosome 1A, WEW_v2.0, whole genome shotgun sequence encodes:
- the LOC119333452 gene encoding defensin-like protein, with product MAVSSKLFPAAVLLLLLLLATEMGPVREAMACEHARCKKCTGACFDPDECAITCRNEGYDSGDCTGSGAYRCTCSKNC from the exons ATGGCGGTTTCGTCGAAGCTTTTCCCGGCCGCCGTCCTcctcctgcttctcctcctggccacAG AGATGGGGCCTGTGCGGGAGGCCATGGCGTGCGAGCACGCGCGGTGCAAGAAGTGCACCGGGGCGTGCTTCGACCCGGATGAGTGCGCCATCACGTGCCGGAACGAGGGCTACGACTCCGGCGACTGCACCGGCAGCGGAGCCTACCGCTGCACGTGCAGCAAGAATTGCTAG